The following proteins are encoded in a genomic region of Comamonas resistens:
- a CDS encoding (2Fe-2S)-binding protein has product MQDRIQFSATINRKKVGPVDVPKDLMMIEFLQEYAGMNGTRLGCGQGVCRACTIIVDDPEKGSMTVPACVTGVTWLNGKTIRTVEGIASVDDKGVVHPSPVQKAFLEHYSFQCGYCTPGFVNSATVLMEKLEKHPVPADEVEKAIEDQLEPHICRCTGYVRYYNAVRDVILKTPGLTTGKRSKEVVNNG; this is encoded by the coding sequence ATGCAGGACCGTATCCAATTCTCCGCCACCATCAATCGTAAAAAAGTAGGCCCCGTCGACGTTCCCAAGGACTTGATGATGATCGAGTTCCTGCAGGAATACGCAGGCATGAACGGCACCCGCCTGGGCTGCGGCCAGGGCGTTTGCCGCGCCTGCACCATCATCGTGGACGACCCCGAAAAGGGCTCGATGACCGTGCCCGCCTGCGTGACCGGCGTGACCTGGCTCAACGGCAAGACCATTCGTACCGTCGAGGGCATCGCCTCGGTGGACGACAAGGGTGTGGTCCATCCGTCGCCTGTGCAGAAGGCCTTTCTGGAACACTATTCCTTCCAGTGCGGCTACTGCACGCCGGGCTTTGTGAACTCGGCCACCGTGCTGATGGAAAAGCTCGAGAAGCACCCCGTGCCCGCCGATGAGGTGGAAAAAGCCATCGAAGATCAACTCGAGCCCCACATCTGCCGCTGCACCGGCTATGTGCGCTACTACAACGCCGTGCGCGACGTGATCCTGAAGACGCCGGGCCTGACCACGGGCAAGCGCAGCAAGGAGGTCGTCAACAATGGCTAA
- the ppc gene encoding phosphoenolpyruvate carboxylase, which translates to MPSARASKSASADKPLRTTDKSKDKDLPLIEDIRLLGRILGDVIREQEGEQAFALVEQVRQLSVAFRRDADEAADKALKKLLKGLSSDQTVSVIRAFTYFSHLANLAEDRHHIRRRAVHERAGNTQEGSIEVALARLRWAGISSGSVAQMLTRSFISPVLTAHPTEVQRQSILMAERRIAQLMAERDDIEMRAQLYNSAKDALTPRELARVDAQLRACVAQLWQTRLLRHSKLTVADEIENALSYYEATFLHEIPKIYTQLEQELGQKLSAHSFLRMGQWIGGDRDGNPFVTAESLELALSRQADVALRHYLREVHWLGGELSLSDNLVGVTPEMQALADASPDGNVHRSDEPYRRALTGMYARLAATLKVLSGGEAARHAVAPQNAYATAEEFLNDLQVIDDSLSRFHGDMLAPQRLHPLMRAVQVFGFHLATVDLRQSSDKHEAVVQELLSVARLESDYSGLEEDAKCALLVRLLEDARPLRVMGAEYSEHARSELAIFEAAHRLLRLQGREAIRHCIISHTETVSDLLEVLLLQKEVGLLRGTLQDGAQCDLIAVPLFETIEDLRNAEPIMRRYYQLPGIAEMMKKSGGEQDIMLGYSDSNKDGGIFTSNWELYRAEIALVELFDDLADQFGIQLRMFHGRGGTVGRGGGPSYQAILAQPPGTVRGQIRLTEQGEVIASKYANPEIGRRNLETLVAATLEATLLQPTKPATKAFLEAAAFLSEASMGAYRSLVYETPGFTNYFFSSTPIREIAELNIGSRPASRKATQAIEDLRAIPWGFSWGQCRLTLPGWYGFGAAVQAFIHRPGKDAKAQLALLQKMYRQWPFFRTLLSNMDMVLAKSDLNLASRYSELVTDTRLRRRIFGAIEAEWQSTVQALNSITGDKQRLEHNSALARSIRHRFPYIDPLHHLQVELVRRWRAGQTDDRVKNGIHLSINGIAAGVRNTG; encoded by the coding sequence ATGCCTTCTGCCCGAGCCTCGAAATCCGCCAGTGCCGACAAGCCCTTGCGCACGACGGACAAGTCCAAGGACAAGGATTTGCCGTTGATCGAAGACATTCGCCTGCTGGGCCGGATATTGGGCGATGTGATTCGGGAGCAGGAGGGCGAGCAGGCATTTGCTCTGGTGGAGCAGGTACGTCAGCTTTCCGTGGCGTTTCGCCGCGATGCCGACGAAGCGGCCGACAAGGCGCTCAAGAAGCTGCTCAAGGGCCTGTCCAGCGACCAGACCGTCAGCGTGATCCGCGCCTTCACCTATTTCTCGCATCTGGCCAATCTGGCCGAAGACCGCCACCATATCCGCCGCCGCGCCGTGCACGAGCGTGCCGGCAATACGCAGGAAGGCAGCATCGAAGTGGCGCTGGCCCGGTTGCGCTGGGCGGGCATTTCCTCGGGCTCGGTGGCCCAGATGCTGACCAGGAGCTTTATCTCTCCGGTGCTGACTGCCCATCCGACCGAGGTGCAGCGCCAGAGCATTCTGATGGCCGAGCGCCGCATCGCCCAACTGATGGCCGAGCGTGACGATATCGAGATGCGTGCCCAGCTCTACAACAGTGCCAAGGACGCGCTGACCCCGCGTGAGCTGGCCCGCGTCGATGCGCAGCTGCGTGCCTGTGTGGCCCAGTTGTGGCAGACCAGGCTGCTGCGCCACTCCAAGCTCACCGTGGCCGACGAGATCGAGAACGCGCTGTCGTATTACGAAGCGACCTTTTTGCACGAGATTCCCAAGATCTACACCCAGCTGGAGCAGGAGCTGGGTCAGAAACTGTCTGCCCACAGCTTTTTGCGCATGGGCCAGTGGATTGGCGGCGACCGTGACGGCAACCCCTTTGTGACGGCCGAGAGCCTGGAACTGGCCCTGTCGCGCCAGGCCGATGTGGCGCTGCGCCACTATCTGCGCGAGGTGCATTGGCTGGGCGGCGAGCTGTCGCTGTCGGACAATCTGGTGGGCGTCACGCCCGAAATGCAGGCTCTGGCCGATGCCTCGCCCGACGGCAATGTGCACCGCAGCGACGAGCCTTATCGCCGCGCGCTGACGGGCATGTATGCACGGCTGGCCGCCACGCTCAAGGTGCTCAGCGGCGGCGAGGCCGCACGCCACGCCGTGGCACCGCAAAACGCCTATGCCACGGCAGAGGAATTTCTGAACGATCTGCAGGTCATCGACGACTCGCTCTCGCGCTTCCATGGCGACATGCTGGCACCGCAGCGCCTGCATCCGCTGATGCGTGCGGTACAGGTATTCGGCTTTCATCTGGCCACGGTGGACCTGCGCCAAAGCTCGGACAAGCACGAGGCCGTGGTGCAGGAGCTGCTGTCGGTGGCGCGGCTGGAGTCCGATTACAGCGGCCTGGAGGAAGACGCCAAATGCGCGCTGCTGGTGCGCCTGCTCGAAGATGCACGGCCGCTGCGCGTCATGGGGGCCGAGTATTCCGAGCATGCGCGCAGCGAGCTGGCCATCTTCGAGGCTGCGCACCGCCTGCTTCGGCTGCAGGGCCGTGAGGCCATCCGCCACTGCATCATCAGCCATACTGAAACCGTCAGTGACCTGCTGGAAGTGCTGCTGCTGCAAAAGGAAGTGGGGCTGCTGCGCGGAACGCTTCAGGACGGTGCGCAATGCGATCTGATCGCCGTGCCGCTGTTCGAGACCATCGAGGATCTGCGAAACGCCGAGCCCATCATGCGCCGCTATTACCAGCTGCCCGGCATTGCCGAGATGATGAAGAAAAGCGGTGGTGAGCAGGACATCATGCTGGGCTACAGCGACAGCAACAAGGATGGCGGCATCTTTACCAGCAACTGGGAGCTGTACCGCGCCGAGATTGCACTGGTCGAGCTGTTCGACGACCTGGCCGACCAGTTTGGTATCCAGCTGCGCATGTTCCACGGCCGTGGCGGTACCGTGGGGCGGGGCGGCGGCCCCAGCTATCAGGCCATTCTGGCCCAGCCGCCGGGCACGGTGCGCGGCCAGATCCGCTTGACCGAGCAGGGCGAAGTCATTGCCTCCAAATACGCCAATCCCGAGATCGGGCGCCGCAATCTGGAGACCCTGGTGGCTGCCACGCTGGAAGCGACCCTGCTGCAGCCCACCAAGCCCGCGACCAAGGCGTTTCTCGAGGCTGCGGCTTTTCTGTCCGAAGCCAGCATGGGGGCCTACCGCTCCCTGGTCTACGAGACCCCTGGCTTTACCAATTACTTTTTCAGCAGCACGCCGATCCGCGAGATCGCCGAACTCAACATAGGTTCGCGCCCGGCCTCGCGCAAGGCGACCCAGGCCATCGAAGACCTGCGCGCCATTCCCTGGGGCTTCAGCTGGGGGCAATGCCGTTTGACGCTACCGGGCTGGTACGGCTTTGGCGCGGCGGTGCAGGCCTTCATCCACCGCCCGGGCAAGGATGCCAAGGCGCAACTGGCCCTGCTGCAGAAGATGTACCGCCAGTGGCCGTTCTTCCGCACGCTGCTCTCGAATATGGACATGGTGCTGGCCAAGAGCGATCTGAATCTGGCTTCGCGCTACAGCGAACTGGTGACCGATACGCGCTTGCGCCGCCGCATCTTCGGCGCCATCGAGGCCGAATGGCAAAGCACGGTACAAGCTTTGAACAGCATCACGGGCGACAAGCAGCGGCTGGAACACAACTCGGCGCTGGCGCGCTCCATCCGCCACCGCTTCCCCTATATCGATCCGCTGCACCATCTGCAGGTGGAACTGGTGCGCCGCTGGCGCGCAGGCCAGACCGACGACCGCGTGAAGAACGGCATCCATCTGTCCATCAACGGCATTGCGGCCGGTGTGCGCAACACGGGTTGA
- a CDS encoding uroporphyrinogen-III synthase, producing MRARILVTRPQHDAQPWVSALQSRGWEAHALPLMGIGPCSDEAAQQALAQARACALTPAHYRAVMFVSGNAVQYFFASNSPEALTHQALLAPDTRAWTPGPGTARALLAAGIPAGQIDGPAADAAQFESETLWQRVRKQIRPGDRVLIVRGDSPTPETAPPSTQGAGRDWLAARLREAGAEVELLAVYQRLLPQWTPQQRELARNAATDRSLWLFSSSEAVANLQQMLPGQSWQQARALTTHARIAAKAEAAGFGLVLQSRPTQDEVLASIESAL from the coding sequence ATGCGCGCGCGCATTCTGGTCACCCGCCCGCAGCACGATGCCCAGCCCTGGGTGAGCGCGCTGCAATCGCGGGGCTGGGAAGCCCATGCCCTGCCGCTGATGGGCATAGGCCCTTGCAGCGACGAAGCAGCCCAGCAGGCGCTGGCCCAGGCCAGAGCCTGTGCCCTCACCCCAGCTCACTACCGCGCCGTGATGTTTGTCAGCGGCAACGCGGTTCAGTATTTCTTTGCATCAAATTCGCCCGAAGCGCTTACCCATCAAGCGCTGTTAGCTCCCGATACAAGAGCATGGACACCGGGCCCCGGCACGGCGCGCGCGCTGCTGGCCGCAGGCATTCCCGCCGGCCAGATCGACGGCCCGGCCGCAGATGCTGCGCAGTTCGAATCCGAAACCCTGTGGCAACGCGTGCGCAAGCAGATTCGCCCCGGCGACCGCGTGCTCATAGTGCGCGGCGACAGCCCGACGCCTGAAACTGCGCCCCCATCCACCCAGGGCGCGGGCCGCGACTGGCTGGCCGCACGCCTGCGCGAAGCGGGTGCCGAGGTGGAGTTGCTGGCCGTCTACCAGCGATTGCTGCCGCAATGGACGCCGCAACAGCGGGAGCTGGCCCGCAATGCCGCCACCGACCGCAGCCTGTGGCTGTTCAGCAGCTCCGAAGCTGTTGCCAACCTACAACAGATGCTGCCCGGTCAAAGCTGGCAGCAGGCGCGGGCACTCACCACCCACGCTCGTATTGCCGCCAAGGCCGAAGCCGCCGGTTTTGGCCTGGTACTGCAAAGTCGTCCAACACAGGATGAGGTGCTCGCGTCTATAGAATCGGCTCTATGA
- a CDS encoding cytochrome c has protein sequence MAKTWIKGLGAAAVLGVLVAGGMYLYGSASGDVPPATVDFAKLGPQEFDTLYKRGEQVFRAGDCAACHSSPTTGAELAGGVPMVTPMGTLYGTNISPSKEHGIGNWTADDLYRAVAAGMAPGRKNLYPAMPYASYHQITRADVDALWVWLMKQPAVEVANKPSEMNFPFNIRPAVAMWNTLNRPAAKEFDMSVDELVRGKYLVDVLGHCAECHSPRTKATFAMDGSHYLEGNTIEGSYAPALTPDALSERGWTKDDLVKFFRTGLSPQGVMTFRMSSVLEHSTSRMPEADVRAMAAYLTQNREMPGPKVKAAEAQTSVKGENLYLGLCAGCHGAQGAGQPHSSVPMSTNTTAMFPTPINLIRVIREGVHERDLAQGERMQTMPAYADKLSNEEMADLVNYMRQTWGGRPGDVTAAQVAEHVKTIEHSK, from the coding sequence ATGGCTAAGACCTGGATCAAGGGCCTGGGCGCAGCCGCCGTGCTGGGTGTGCTCGTGGCCGGAGGCATGTATCTGTACGGCAGCGCAAGCGGCGACGTCCCGCCAGCCACGGTGGACTTTGCCAAGTTGGGCCCGCAGGAGTTCGACACACTGTACAAGCGCGGCGAGCAGGTGTTTCGTGCGGGTGACTGCGCGGCCTGCCACAGCTCGCCGACCACGGGGGCGGAACTGGCGGGCGGCGTGCCCATGGTCACGCCCATGGGTACGCTCTACGGTACCAATATCTCGCCTTCCAAGGAACACGGCATAGGTAACTGGACGGCCGACGATCTGTACCGGGCAGTGGCCGCCGGCATGGCGCCGGGGCGCAAGAACCTGTACCCGGCCATGCCTTATGCCAGCTACCACCAGATCACGCGTGCCGATGTCGATGCACTCTGGGTGTGGCTGATGAAGCAGCCGGCCGTGGAAGTCGCCAACAAGCCCAGCGAGATGAACTTCCCGTTCAACATCCGTCCTGCCGTGGCCATGTGGAATACGCTCAATCGCCCCGCTGCCAAGGAGTTCGACATGTCGGTGGACGAGCTGGTGCGCGGCAAGTATCTGGTGGATGTGCTGGGTCACTGTGCCGAATGCCACAGCCCGCGCACCAAGGCTACGTTCGCCATGGATGGCTCGCACTATCTGGAAGGTAACACCATCGAAGGCTCGTACGCTCCGGCGTTGACTCCCGATGCCTTGAGTGAGCGCGGCTGGACCAAGGATGATCTGGTCAAGTTCTTCCGCACTGGCCTGTCGCCGCAAGGGGTGATGACTTTCCGCATGTCCTCGGTGCTTGAGCATTCCACCTCGCGCATGCCGGAAGCCGATGTGCGCGCCATGGCGGCCTATCTGACCCAGAATCGCGAGATGCCGGGGCCCAAGGTCAAGGCTGCCGAAGCACAGACCAGCGTCAAGGGTGAGAACCTTTACCTGGGCCTGTGCGCGGGCTGCCACGGTGCGCAGGGCGCGGGCCAGCCGCATTCGTCGGTGCCCATGAGCACCAATACCACGGCCATGTTCCCCACGCCCATCAACCTGATTCGCGTGATCCGCGAAGGCGTGCATGAGCGCGATCTGGCCCAGGGCGAGCGCATGCAGACCATGCCGGCCTATGCCGACAAGCTCAGCAACGAGGAGATGGCTGACCTGGTCAATTACATGCGCCAGACCTGGGGGGGCCGTCCCGGCGACGTGACCGCCGCGCAGGTGGCCGAGCATGTGAAGACCATAGAGCACAGCAAGTAA
- a CDS encoding uroporphyrinogen-III C-methyltransferase gives MSSDAIPTPDTPHQPPSPQTSAAAGNGAPMPLVLTLGAVAIAALVACGMLWQRVGNMQEQLARQSAQSGAQSVEARTLAKDAQDLARDSAARVSVMEARVGELSLQRNQLEELMQSLSRTRDENLVADIESSVRMAQQQAELSGSLQPLVATLKSAQKRVESAAQPRLAPVIRAIDQDLDKLSRMNVTDTKGVLSRIEDLTRQVDDLPLINDVGRARSRSAAPDKNGAQPAAADNSLTMTQWAWWQGQGQQLWEALRDGAADLVRVRRIEHPEVVLLAPEQGYFLRENLKLKLLNARLALLSRQWESARMDLNSANVMLGKYFDTRARRTQTAQAQLQQIQDNLHSTDRVQLDDTLTALATAAAGR, from the coding sequence ATGAGCTCCGACGCCATCCCCACTCCTGACACCCCACACCAACCGCCTTCACCCCAGACATCCGCTGCAGCCGGCAACGGCGCGCCCATGCCCTTGGTGCTGACGCTGGGCGCAGTCGCCATCGCCGCCCTGGTGGCCTGCGGCATGCTGTGGCAGCGTGTGGGCAATATGCAGGAGCAGTTGGCGCGCCAGTCGGCCCAGTCCGGCGCCCAGTCGGTGGAGGCCCGCACCCTGGCCAAGGATGCCCAGGATCTGGCCCGCGACAGCGCAGCCCGAGTCTCCGTGATGGAAGCGCGCGTGGGCGAACTCAGTCTGCAGCGCAACCAGCTCGAAGAACTGATGCAAAGCCTCTCGCGCACGCGTGACGAGAATCTGGTGGCCGATATCGAGTCCTCCGTGCGCATGGCTCAGCAGCAGGCCGAGCTTTCGGGTAGTCTGCAGCCCCTGGTTGCCACCCTCAAATCCGCACAGAAGCGCGTGGAAAGTGCAGCCCAGCCGCGGCTGGCTCCGGTCATCCGGGCCATTGACCAGGATCTGGACAAGCTCTCGCGCATGAACGTGACCGACACCAAGGGCGTGCTCTCTCGCATCGAGGATCTGACACGCCAGGTGGACGACCTGCCCCTGATCAACGATGTGGGCCGTGCCCGCAGTCGCAGCGCCGCCCCCGACAAGAACGGAGCCCAACCAGCGGCAGCCGACAACAGCCTCACAATGACCCAATGGGCCTGGTGGCAGGGGCAGGGCCAGCAGCTGTGGGAAGCTTTGCGCGATGGCGCGGCCGACCTGGTACGCGTGCGCCGCATCGAGCACCCCGAAGTCGTGCTGCTGGCACCCGAGCAAGGCTATTTCCTGCGCGAGAACCTCAAGCTCAAGTTGCTCAATGCCCGGCTGGCACTGCTTTCGCGCCAGTGGGAATCGGCCCGCATGGACCTGAACTCGGCCAACGTCATGCTGGGCAAGTACTTCGACACGCGCGCCCGCCGCACCCAGACCGCACAGGCCCAGCTGCAGCAGATTCAGGACAATCTGCACAGCACGGATCGCGTGCAGCTCGATGACACACTGACCGCACTGGCCACAGCTGCGGCAGGCCGCTAA
- a CDS encoding heme biosynthesis protein HemY, producing the protein MRAALWLMGLFAVAVATALFAGNNQSSVTWFWSPYRVDMSLNLAIVLIFLAFVLLYAALRALATLLQMPHQARRWRMQQKERSMNQSLLESLSHLQAGRFLRARKAAMTALSTEQSLRDAKAAIPYGERLSATAHLLAADASHALQDSALRDKHWQQAMSALPEPGTTQDQEIREGAQMRSARWALDDRDATESMRRLGDLPQGAGRRTIALRIKLKAARLAGNTQVALDTARLLAKHRAFSPAASASVVRGLLLASIRDARDTSSLQQFWLSLDEDERAMPEVAIPATERLVALGGEATQARAWLLPVWEHLLPQASPRTEAHLPQLVQVLQSCLGKLDAAWLARFETAANANPREPRLQYLAGMACVQRQLWGKAQQLLTRAAPLLQDAQLRTRAWQRLALMAEHRGDMEASAIAWKLAAQAMVILPDNPAQDE; encoded by the coding sequence ATGCGTGCTGCCTTGTGGTTGATGGGTCTGTTTGCCGTGGCCGTGGCCACGGCCCTGTTCGCCGGCAACAACCAGAGTTCCGTGACCTGGTTCTGGTCGCCCTACCGGGTGGACATGTCGCTGAATCTGGCCATCGTCCTGATTTTTCTGGCCTTTGTGCTGCTCTACGCCGCCCTGCGCGCGCTGGCCACCCTGCTGCAGATGCCGCACCAGGCACGCCGCTGGCGCATGCAGCAGAAAGAGCGCAGCATGAACCAGAGCCTGCTGGAGTCGCTGTCGCATCTGCAGGCCGGTCGTTTTCTTCGCGCCCGCAAGGCGGCCATGACGGCCCTGTCCACCGAACAGTCGCTGCGCGACGCCAAGGCAGCCATTCCCTATGGCGAGCGCCTGAGCGCCACCGCCCATCTGCTGGCGGCCGATGCCTCGCATGCGCTGCAGGATTCGGCCCTGCGCGACAAGCACTGGCAGCAGGCCATGAGTGCCCTGCCCGAACCCGGCACTACCCAGGACCAGGAAATCCGTGAGGGCGCGCAGATGCGCTCGGCCCGCTGGGCGCTGGACGATCGCGACGCCACCGAGTCCATGCGCCGCCTGGGCGATCTGCCCCAGGGCGCCGGCCGCCGCACAATTGCCCTGCGCATCAAGCTCAAGGCTGCCCGACTGGCGGGCAACACCCAGGTAGCTCTCGACACCGCGCGCCTGCTGGCCAAGCACCGCGCCTTCTCTCCGGCCGCCTCGGCCAGCGTGGTACGTGGCCTGCTGCTGGCCAGCATTCGCGATGCACGCGATACCTCGTCACTGCAGCAGTTCTGGCTGTCGCTGGACGAAGACGAGCGAGCCATGCCCGAAGTCGCCATCCCCGCAACCGAGCGTCTGGTCGCACTGGGCGGAGAGGCCACCCAGGCACGTGCCTGGCTGCTGCCCGTGTGGGAACATCTGCTGCCACAAGCCAGCCCTCGTACCGAAGCCCACCTGCCCCAGCTGGTGCAGGTGCTGCAGTCATGCCTGGGCAAGCTGGATGCGGCCTGGCTGGCCCGTTTCGAGACAGCAGCCAACGCCAACCCGCGCGAGCCGCGCCTGCAATATCTGGCCGGCATGGCCTGCGTGCAGCGCCAGCTATGGGGCAAGGCCCAGCAATTGCTGACCCGCGCCGCACCACTGTTGCAAGACGCCCAGCTGCGCACCCGCGCCTGGCAACGTCTGGCGCTGATGGCCGAGCACCGTGGCGATATGGAAGCCTCGGCCATTGCCTGGAAGCTCGCGGCCCAGGCCATGGTGATATTGCCGGACAATCCCGCCCAGGACGAATAG
- the hemC gene encoding hydroxymethylbilane synthase, with protein MNSASSKPASIVIATRESQLAMWQAEHVQAILRSRGHEVELLGMTTKGDQILDRALSKVGGKGLFVKELEVALEEGRADMAVHSLKDVPMELPEGFVLACVMTREDPRDAFVSNKYASLDELPQGAVVGTSSLRRQALLQALRPDLKIEPLRGNVNTRLRKLDEGQYDAIVLAAAGLMRLGMADRIRMKFDPAQMLPAAGQGALGIEVCTNRQDIMEALAPLADMPTWLTVTAERAVSRCMGGSCSMPLAAFGRFEGNTLHMDAAWGDIEGQKPLVRVQASATVTDFATANALGESLAAQLQAAGAIPAKVSATKQA; from the coding sequence ATGAATTCCGCATCGTCCAAACCAGCATCCATCGTCATTGCCACACGCGAAAGCCAGCTGGCCATGTGGCAGGCCGAACATGTGCAGGCGATCTTGCGCAGCCGCGGCCATGAGGTCGAACTGCTGGGCATGACCACCAAGGGCGACCAGATCCTGGACCGCGCACTGTCCAAGGTGGGCGGCAAGGGCCTGTTCGTCAAGGAGCTGGAAGTGGCGCTCGAGGAAGGCCGCGCCGACATGGCCGTGCATTCACTCAAGGACGTGCCCATGGAGCTGCCCGAAGGCTTTGTGCTGGCCTGCGTGATGACGCGCGAAGACCCGCGCGATGCCTTTGTCTCCAACAAATATGCATCGCTGGACGAGCTGCCTCAGGGCGCCGTGGTCGGCACTTCCAGCCTGCGCCGCCAGGCCCTGCTGCAGGCCCTGCGCCCCGATCTGAAGATCGAGCCGCTGCGCGGCAACGTCAACACCCGCCTGCGCAAGCTCGATGAAGGTCAGTACGACGCCATCGTGCTGGCCGCAGCCGGCCTGATGCGCCTTGGCATGGCCGACCGCATCCGCATGAAGTTCGATCCCGCCCAGATGCTGCCGGCCGCTGGCCAGGGCGCCCTGGGCATCGAGGTCTGTACCAATCGCCAGGACATCATGGAAGCCCTGGCACCGCTGGCCGACATGCCCACCTGGCTGACCGTGACGGCCGAGCGTGCCGTCAGCCGCTGCATGGGGGGCAGCTGCTCCATGCCTTTGGCCGCTTTCGGCCGCTTTGAGGGCAACACCCTGCACATGGATGCCGCCTGGGGCGATATCGAAGGCCAGAAGCCTCTGGTGCGCGTGCAAGCCAGCGCCACCGTCACCGACTTTGCCACCGCCAATGCGCTGGGCGAAAGCCTGGCCGCACAGCTGCAGGCCGCAGGTGCCATACCTGCCAAGGTCTCCGCCACCAAGCAAGCCTGA